In Pelosinus sp. UFO1, one genomic interval encodes:
- a CDS encoding class II fructose-bisphosphate aldolase, whose protein sequence is MSLTTLKPLLDDARKRGYAVGAFNVVNLETIRGVIKAAETLSSPVILQLAEVHLPYAPLEYMAPIMIEAAHMADVPVAVHFDHGTSFESISCAIKNGFSSIMFDGASYPLEDNIRLTKEIVKLGHSFGVTVEAELGQVGGAEDGNKSVDHHLTDVAEAITFTNSTLVDALAVSIGNLHGQYIEEPTLRFDRLKALKESTEIPLVLHGGSGISPMDFRTCIKNGIGKINVGTALQLSSSEKIKTYCDANSRPAYFSIMDFAIEGTYETVKEHMQIFMSDGKA, encoded by the coding sequence ATGTCATTAACAACGTTAAAACCGCTTCTTGACGATGCCAGAAAGAGAGGGTATGCCGTTGGTGCTTTTAATGTCGTCAATCTAGAGACAATACGAGGCGTTATTAAAGCTGCTGAAACTCTGAGCTCACCTGTCATACTGCAATTGGCAGAAGTTCACCTCCCTTACGCTCCCCTTGAGTATATGGCACCTATAATGATTGAAGCCGCCCATATGGCAGATGTGCCAGTTGCGGTACACTTTGATCATGGTACTTCCTTTGAAAGTATCTCTTGTGCCATTAAAAATGGTTTTAGCTCTATTATGTTTGATGGTGCAAGTTATCCACTAGAGGATAATATTCGATTAACCAAAGAAATCGTAAAACTAGGACACTCCTTTGGCGTAACTGTTGAAGCGGAACTCGGGCAAGTTGGTGGAGCAGAAGACGGCAATAAGAGCGTAGACCATCATCTCACCGATGTAGCGGAAGCTATAACCTTTACCAATAGTACTTTAGTAGATGCTCTAGCGGTATCGATCGGCAACCTTCATGGACAATATATTGAAGAACCTACGCTACGATTTGATAGGCTAAAAGCTTTAAAAGAATCCACAGAAATACCCCTTGTACTACATGGTGGATCTGGAATAAGTCCTATGGACTTTAGAACTTGTATCAAAAATGGCATCGGAAAAATCAATGTCGGTACTGCCCTTCAGTTATCTTCCAGCGAGAAAATAAAAACCTATTGTGATGCCAATAGCAGGCCTGCTTACTTTTCAATTATGGATTTTGCAATTGAAGGCACTTACGAAACAGTAAAAGAACATATGCAAATTTTCATGAGTGACGGAAAAGCGTAA
- a CDS encoding response regulator transcription factor: MIKVLIVEDQEIIRQSLEIMLHNKAGIEIVGTAENGKEVLKLVKKLLPDVILMDIRMPEMDGVQCIEIVKEAFPKIKIIVLTTFDDDEYVFNALKNGASGYLLKGISVKELVEAIKIVYGGGALINPNIAVKVFKFFSQMAHADYIVNVAKDAIKDLSKNEMKIIQFIGMGMSNKEITEKLKFSEGTIRNYISSILSKLSLRDRTQIAIYAVQSGLTIKEVND; this comes from the coding sequence ATGATAAAAGTTTTAATTGTTGAAGATCAAGAGATTATAAGACAGAGTCTTGAAATCATGCTACATAACAAAGCTGGCATCGAAATTGTAGGAACAGCAGAAAATGGCAAAGAGGTCTTAAAGCTGGTTAAGAAACTTTTGCCGGATGTAATCTTAATGGATATTCGCATGCCAGAAATGGATGGAGTACAATGCATTGAGATTGTAAAAGAGGCCTTTCCAAAAATTAAAATAATCGTTTTAACCACATTTGATGATGATGAGTATGTATTTAATGCCTTAAAAAATGGTGCAAGCGGGTATTTGCTAAAAGGAATTTCAGTGAAAGAACTGGTAGAAGCTATTAAAATCGTCTATGGCGGTGGTGCATTAATTAATCCTAATATAGCAGTAAAGGTTTTTAAGTTTTTCTCTCAGATGGCACATGCAGATTATATAGTGAATGTAGCAAAAGATGCCATCAAAGATTTAAGCAAAAACGAAATGAAAATTATACAGTTTATTGGGATGGGGATGTCCAATAAGGAAATAACAGAAAAACTAAAGTTCAGTGAGGGAACGATAAGGAATTATATAAGCAGTATTTTAAGTAAACTTAGCTTACGTGATAGAACACAGATTGCTATCTATGCAGTGCAATCAGGTTTAACCATAAAAGAAGTGAATGATTAG
- the purN gene encoding phosphoribosylglycinamide formyltransferase, whose protein sequence is MSETILGILASGRGSNMQAICNSIDAGKLHAKVGLVISDKANAKVLEHAMAKGIPCICIERKNFASKQDFEAAIAKELTLYNVKLVVLAGFMRILSSFFVNLFPGSIMNIHPSLLPAFPGLDAHEQALAYGAKVSGCTIHFVDEGMDTGPIIMQQAVPILVDDTVDSLAQRILAVEHELYPQAIGLYCDQRLSIEGRNVKII, encoded by the coding sequence GTGAGTGAAACCATATTGGGCATATTGGCTTCCGGACGGGGCAGTAATATGCAAGCCATTTGTAACAGTATTGATGCTGGCAAGCTTCACGCAAAAGTAGGCTTAGTGATTAGTGATAAGGCGAATGCTAAGGTACTGGAGCATGCAATGGCGAAAGGAATTCCTTGTATTTGTATTGAACGCAAGAATTTTGCCTCAAAGCAAGACTTTGAGGCCGCCATTGCAAAAGAGCTTACCTTATATAATGTGAAATTAGTAGTTTTAGCTGGTTTTATGCGTATTTTAAGTTCGTTTTTTGTAAATTTATTTCCTGGTAGCATTATGAATATCCATCCATCCTTATTGCCAGCGTTTCCTGGCTTGGATGCTCATGAACAAGCTCTTGCTTATGGTGCAAAAGTTTCTGGCTGTACCATCCATTTTGTGGATGAAGGCATGGATACGGGGCCAATTATTATGCAACAGGCTGTACCAATTCTTGTGGATGATACAGTTGATAGTTTAGCTCAGCGTATACTCGCGGTAGAACATGAATTATACCCTCAGGCAATTGGCCTGTATTGTGATCAACGTCTTTCAATAGAAGGACGGAATGTGAAAATTATATAG
- a CDS encoding sensor histidine kinase yields the protein MNHKNLYVLRMMMFLVNFIIILFMSIIIYETTELICENYMAREFLEKIKYIPTTPWKVPLFSISLLTIFMIGVGIREKFGEYVKPVLYLFSIVDILLCIAIMYYLNMSYKGVVLLSIVNIIVYIEGNKKKYLFLISTVLVYMLFDYDIFSIRFNLFSINDYIQHYTFSQRLYIFGIRNMLFSINEVLFILFMILVIQNQVDEKRKIKELYDELYQTAEESKIVNIQLQEYSRKSEDMVKTKERNRFAREIHDTIGHTLTGIATGLEACIEIIDWDVQKTKSQMIKIAELSKEGLLEVRRSVSELRPDAIERLSLIPAIQKLADNITECTKTKVNLSIVGTVRKLWIEEEETAYRFIQEGITNAVRHGKAREINISFQFNPNTIKIEIIDDGIGCAVIEEGFGLSHIREMVGLLNGKTNFFSQSGTGFTMYAELPIRWR from the coding sequence ATGAATCATAAGAATCTCTATGTACTAAGAATGATGATGTTTTTGGTAAATTTTATTATTATCTTATTTATGTCAATTATTATTTATGAGACGACGGAACTGATTTGTGAAAATTATATGGCAAGAGAATTCTTAGAAAAGATAAAATATATTCCCACAACCCCTTGGAAAGTGCCCCTATTTTCGATATCTCTTCTTACTATATTTATGATAGGGGTTGGAATACGGGAAAAGTTTGGTGAGTATGTTAAACCAGTGCTTTATCTATTTTCCATAGTAGATATACTGCTTTGCATTGCGATTATGTATTATCTAAATATGAGCTATAAGGGAGTGGTACTGCTTTCCATTGTCAATATTATCGTTTATATAGAGGGAAATAAGAAAAAGTACTTGTTCCTTATTTCCACAGTACTTGTTTATATGCTTTTTGATTATGATATTTTTTCTATTCGATTTAACTTGTTTTCTATTAACGACTACATTCAGCACTATACTTTTTCCCAGCGTCTTTATATTTTTGGAATTCGCAATATGTTATTTTCAATAAATGAAGTATTGTTTATCCTTTTCATGATTTTAGTAATTCAGAATCAAGTAGACGAAAAGAGAAAAATTAAAGAATTATATGATGAGTTGTATCAAACAGCTGAGGAATCAAAAATAGTTAACATCCAATTGCAGGAATATAGTAGAAAATCAGAGGACATGGTGAAAACCAAGGAGCGCAACCGTTTTGCTAGAGAAATCCACGACACAATAGGTCATACCCTTACTGGCATTGCTACAGGACTCGAGGCCTGCATCGAAATTATAGATTGGGATGTACAAAAGACGAAAAGTCAGATGATCAAAATAGCAGAACTCTCAAAAGAAGGGTTGCTGGAAGTAAGACGTTCCGTAAGTGAATTGAGACCAGATGCCATTGAAAGGTTATCTCTTATTCCTGCTATCCAAAAACTTGCCGACAATATTACGGAATGTACAAAAACAAAAGTGAATTTGAGTATAGTTGGAACTGTTAGAAAACTTTGGATCGAAGAAGAGGAAACGGCCTATCGCTTTATCCAGGAGGGTATCACCAATGCGGTGCGCCATGGAAAAGCAAGGGAGATTAATATTAGTTTTCAATTTAATCCTAATACGATAAAAATTGAGATCATTGATGATGGGATTGGTTGTGCCGTAATTGAAGAGGGATTTGGTCTGAGTCACATTAGAGAAATGGTTGGACTTTTAAATGGTAAAACAAATTTTTTTAGTCAAAGCGGTACAGGCTTTACCATGTATGCTGAATTGCCCATAAGGTGGAGGTGA
- a CDS encoding D-lyxose/D-mannose family sugar isomerase, with protein sequence MIHKQEKEQALKEVLAYYRQAGIAIRKEEEARIEIADFGLQDLQNTGLQLLTYINTERVCAKEMVLLPHQTCPEHKHPTINDVAGKEETFRCRYGSVYLYIEGEKTENSHCNPPRGSQQYYTVWKEILLTPGEQYTLYPDTLHWFQAGSLGAVISEFSTRSTDEADIFTDHRIRRVNHS encoded by the coding sequence ATGATCCATAAACAAGAAAAAGAACAGGCTCTAAAAGAAGTCCTTGCCTATTACCGCCAAGCGGGTATTGCTATTAGGAAGGAAGAAGAAGCTCGTATTGAAATAGCAGATTTTGGTTTGCAGGATCTACAGAATACAGGTTTACAATTATTAACTTATATCAATACGGAAAGAGTGTGCGCCAAAGAAATGGTTCTCCTGCCTCACCAAACTTGCCCTGAGCATAAGCATCCAACAATCAACGATGTAGCAGGAAAGGAAGAAACGTTTCGTTGTAGATACGGCTCGGTCTATCTCTATATAGAAGGAGAAAAAACGGAAAATTCTCATTGTAATCCCCCAAGGGGCTCCCAGCAATACTATACTGTATGGAAAGAAATACTCCTAACCCCTGGAGAGCAATATACATTGTATCCTGATACTTTGCATTGGTTCCAAGCAGGCAGCTTAGGTGCAGTCATCTCAGAATTCTCTACCCGCTCAACAGACGAAGCTGATATCTTTACGGATCACAGAATAAGGAGAGTTAATCATTCATAA
- the purD gene encoding phosphoribosylamine--glycine ligase codes for MNLLVIGSGGREHALVSKLKENNKVEKIYCIPGNPGIAELAECVEMDSMDNNALTAFAAAHNIRLTVVGPEMPLSNGVVDAFKAKGLTCFGPTQAAARIESSKTFAKELMEKYDIPTAKFAVFNHADKAKEYIKLQGAPVVVKADGLAAGKGVVVAMTLEEALAAIDMIMSDGVFGQAGSQVVIEEFLVGEEASILAFTDGKTIIPMVAAQDHKRVYDNDQGPNTGGMGAYAPAPVITPAIREQVLKEILEPTIKAMESEGCPYSGCLYLGLIMTDDGPKVIEFNARFGDPETQVVLPLLESDLVTVMEACINGTLTDTTVAWKEEAAVCIVLAAGGYPADYRKGDSIHGIQDAQKQGAYVFHAGTTSRNGQVVTNGGRVLGVTATSKDILQAVGKAYKAVEKIKFNDMHYRSDIAHRAIKR; via the coding sequence ATGAATCTTTTGGTTATCGGTAGTGGTGGACGGGAGCATGCACTAGTCTCCAAATTAAAAGAAAACAATAAAGTGGAAAAGATATACTGTATTCCTGGTAATCCAGGGATTGCTGAGCTTGCCGAATGTGTTGAGATGGATAGTATGGATAATAACGCTCTCACGGCATTTGCTGCTGCTCACAACATTCGTCTTACGGTAGTGGGTCCTGAAATGCCTTTATCTAATGGCGTTGTAGATGCATTTAAGGCAAAAGGGCTTACTTGTTTCGGGCCTACCCAAGCTGCTGCTCGTATTGAAAGTTCAAAAACCTTTGCCAAAGAATTAATGGAAAAGTATGATATTCCTACTGCTAAATTTGCTGTATTTAATCATGCAGATAAGGCCAAGGAATATATAAAACTTCAAGGTGCACCTGTAGTAGTCAAAGCGGATGGTTTAGCGGCGGGTAAAGGTGTAGTGGTAGCTATGACGCTCGAGGAAGCTTTAGCGGCAATCGATATGATTATGAGTGACGGAGTTTTTGGTCAGGCAGGCAGCCAAGTCGTAATTGAAGAGTTTTTAGTAGGTGAGGAAGCATCAATATTGGCTTTCACTGATGGGAAAACCATTATTCCTATGGTAGCTGCTCAAGATCATAAACGAGTATATGACAACGATCAAGGACCGAACACAGGCGGAATGGGGGCTTATGCGCCTGCTCCAGTGATTACCCCAGCTATTCGTGAACAAGTTCTTAAAGAAATTTTGGAGCCAACGATTAAGGCTATGGAAAGCGAAGGATGTCCTTATTCAGGGTGCTTATATTTAGGATTAATCATGACTGATGATGGTCCAAAGGTTATTGAATTTAATGCTCGTTTTGGTGATCCTGAAACGCAAGTTGTATTACCCTTGTTAGAGAGTGATTTGGTGACGGTCATGGAAGCTTGTATAAATGGGACATTAACTGATACTACAGTAGCGTGGAAAGAGGAAGCGGCTGTGTGTATCGTATTGGCAGCAGGGGGATATCCGGCAGATTATCGTAAGGGAGATAGCATTCACGGTATCCAAGATGCGCAAAAGCAAGGCGCTTATGTGTTTCACGCTGGCACTACAAGTCGAAATGGTCAAGTGGTGACAAATGGTGGACGTGTACTGGGAGTAACTGCTACATCGAAAGATATTCTACAAGCGGTAGGGAAGGCTTACAAGGCTGTAGAAAAAATAAAATTTAATGACATGCATTATCGCAGTGATATTGCTCACCGGGCAATAAAAAGGTAG
- a CDS encoding sugar ABC transporter substrate-binding protein, giving the protein MRVQLRNVRKKSVVLIFFVLFFLTALSFQIYQLNQPVVLEIGVFAGSYWDVPIQDSNKFFDEAIAEFEKENPGVKVKYRSGTLKRNYSEWLSQKIIKGNEPDIFCILPKDFNTFVSIGILRDLDKDITRDPQFDTNKLYANAVQSGQFQGHQYALPSEIAPALMFVNKTLLTKEGISIPKGDWTWNDFYDICKKVTKDTDGDGQIDQFGTFGFGWQDAVYTNGQRLFAPDGSAAYFDNPGVLEAVEFLMKLNSLHPNARVTSNDFDAGRVAFRPFLFSTYKAYKPYPYRVKKYGQFEWECIKLPKGPRGKNVSELHSLLMGISSRTRHEKEAWEFLKFLVYKESTQTNVLKYSYGIPVLRYITESEFGERVFSAVSPEETFINKSLLSEVIEQSIVTPKFQKYEEAVTMADKEIFQAVTMEVDAGKALDELNKDVNNFLKNN; this is encoded by the coding sequence ATGAGAGTACAGTTACGAAATGTAAGAAAAAAAAGCGTAGTCTTGATCTTTTTTGTTTTATTCTTTCTTACAGCCTTAAGCTTTCAAATCTATCAACTAAATCAACCTGTTGTTCTTGAAATTGGTGTGTTTGCGGGAAGCTACTGGGATGTACCCATTCAAGATAGTAATAAATTTTTTGATGAGGCCATTGCGGAATTTGAAAAAGAGAATCCAGGAGTAAAAGTCAAATACAGAAGCGGAACTCTAAAACGAAATTATTCGGAATGGTTATCACAAAAGATTATAAAAGGCAATGAGCCAGATATTTTCTGCATTCTCCCCAAGGATTTTAATACCTTTGTGTCCATCGGAATTTTAAGAGATCTAGATAAAGACATTACTCGTGACCCCCAATTTGATACAAACAAATTGTATGCAAATGCAGTCCAATCTGGGCAATTTCAAGGACATCAATATGCACTGCCAAGCGAAATAGCTCCCGCTTTGATGTTTGTCAATAAGACTCTTCTCACCAAAGAAGGAATCAGTATACCAAAGGGAGATTGGACTTGGAATGATTTTTATGATATATGCAAAAAAGTGACTAAGGATACAGATGGAGATGGGCAAATTGACCAGTTTGGTACATTTGGCTTTGGTTGGCAGGACGCTGTCTATACAAACGGACAAAGGCTTTTTGCACCAGATGGTAGTGCCGCTTATTTTGATAATCCTGGGGTATTAGAAGCAGTGGAATTTTTAATGAAACTCAATAGCTTGCACCCCAATGCTAGAGTTACATCCAATGACTTTGATGCTGGTAGAGTTGCGTTTAGGCCCTTTTTATTCTCAACCTATAAGGCATATAAACCATATCCTTATCGCGTAAAGAAATATGGACAATTTGAGTGGGAATGTATAAAGCTACCTAAAGGGCCGAGGGGGAAGAATGTTTCCGAATTACATAGTTTACTGATGGGGATCAGTTCTCGTACCAGACATGAAAAGGAAGCTTGGGAATTTTTAAAATTTTTAGTGTACAAAGAAAGTACCCAAACCAATGTACTAAAATATTCTTATGGTATCCCTGTATTACGCTACATTACAGAATCAGAATTTGGCGAGCGTGTTTTTTCAGCAGTGAGTCCAGAAGAAACGTTCATCAATAAATCCCTGCTAAGTGAAGTGATTGAACAGTCAATTGTGACACCCAAATTCCAAAAATACGAAGAAGCAGTTACAATGGCGGATAAAGAGATTTTTCAAGCAGTAACGATGGAGGTGGATGCAGGTAAAGCACTAGATGAGTTAAATAAGGATGTAAACAACTTTTTGAAAAATAATTAA
- a CDS encoding carbohydrate kinase family protein, whose amino-acid sequence MSKVICLGILVADLIAKPVTHFPARGKLTNVDKMELHTGGCATNTAIALAKLGEDVGVIGLIGEDGLGSFVSNQLKSENVNIDGLKSTTKVGTSTSIVLSDLDGERSFLYYSGANGIFTEEDINFTPIENCDFLFIAGSLLLPAFDGLPTARLLQRAQNIGKYTILDTAWDPTGRWMNVIGPCLPHLDLFIPSLEEAQMLTGKNTVEEMAKIFLDAGTRNVVIKCGSKGCYIKNEQEEHFLPAFKVHAVDTNGAGDSFVAGFITGLIHNWDLKRCGQFANAVGAHCVMSIGASSGIKSISEIISFIENRRPKE is encoded by the coding sequence ATGAGCAAAGTTATCTGTCTCGGCATTCTAGTCGCAGATCTCATTGCAAAACCAGTCACCCATTTTCCGGCAAGAGGTAAACTTACCAACGTTGATAAAATGGAACTTCATACTGGAGGTTGTGCAACAAATACGGCTATTGCCTTAGCAAAGCTAGGTGAAGATGTCGGAGTAATTGGTCTCATCGGTGAAGATGGCCTTGGTTCTTTCGTCAGTAACCAATTAAAATCTGAAAATGTGAACATCGACGGTTTAAAAAGTACGACAAAAGTAGGTACCTCTACCTCTATTGTCCTTTCCGATCTTGACGGAGAAAGAAGTTTTCTTTACTATAGCGGCGCAAATGGCATTTTTACAGAAGAAGATATCAATTTTACCCCCATTGAAAACTGCGATTTTTTGTTTATTGCTGGCTCTTTACTTCTACCTGCTTTTGATGGATTGCCTACTGCTAGATTATTGCAAAGAGCACAGAATATTGGCAAGTATACTATACTTGATACAGCCTGGGATCCAACTGGCAGATGGATGAATGTGATTGGTCCCTGCCTACCCCATCTTGATTTGTTCATTCCGAGCTTAGAGGAAGCACAGATGCTCACTGGAAAAAATACCGTGGAGGAAATGGCGAAAATATTTTTAGATGCTGGAACTAGGAATGTGGTTATTAAGTGTGGCTCCAAAGGATGCTATATAAAAAATGAGCAGGAAGAACACTTCCTTCCAGCCTTTAAAGTGCACGCTGTCGATACAAACGGGGCTGGTGATTCCTTTGTTGCAGGGTTTATAACAGGACTTATACACAATTGGGATTTAAAGCGGTGTGGTCAGTTCGCCAATGCAGTAGGTGCCCATTGCGTTATGTCAATAGGTGCATCGAGTGGTATAAAAAGTATAAGTGAAATAATCTCCTTTATTGAAAATAGGAGGCCTAAAGAATGA
- the purH gene encoding bifunctional phosphoribosylaminoimidazolecarboxamide formyltransferase/IMP cyclohydrolase, with translation MNIKRALISVSDKTGLVEFAKQLHKYGVEIISTGGTMKTLREAGIPVRYVSEVTGFPEIMDGRVKTLNPYIHGGILAVRDNTAHLEAMEQHQIPAIDMVVVNLYPFRQTIERPDVSLEDAVENIDIGGPAMIRAASKNFQYVTVVVNPARYNDVLDQLAKEGDILPSYRMALAKEAFHHTAEYDACIANYLAGQLGEGTFADTVHVVYEKVQPLRYGENPQQQAAFYREKNVTGVGVANARQLHGKELSFNNIVDVEAAYHIVAEFDKPAATIIKHTNPCGTGIGVDLAEAYAKAYQADPVSAFGGIIGLNREVDVATAVQIGKLFAEAIIAPGYTKDALEILTKKQNIRLLVAEKMQPGCKQVDIKTVSGGMLIQEKDTALETFHDMKVVTKRQLSNTEWEQLIFAWKVVKHVKSNAIVIADDNQTLGVGAGQMNRVGAAAIALEQAGDKAQGAVMASDAFLPFRDTVDTAAKAGIKAIIQPGGSVRDVESIEAADEHGIAMVFTGIRHFKH, from the coding sequence ATGAATATCAAACGTGCCTTGATTAGCGTTTCTGATAAAACTGGGCTTGTTGAATTTGCCAAGCAATTACATAAATATGGTGTAGAAATTATTTCTACTGGCGGCACTATGAAAACGCTCAGGGAGGCAGGTATACCTGTTCGTTATGTCAGCGAAGTAACTGGTTTTCCAGAAATTATGGATGGGCGAGTAAAAACCTTGAATCCTTATATTCATGGTGGAATTTTGGCTGTTCGTGATAATACTGCTCATCTAGAAGCGATGGAACAACATCAGATTCCTGCTATAGATATGGTAGTTGTCAATTTATATCCTTTTCGCCAGACGATAGAGCGTCCTGATGTTTCCCTTGAAGATGCGGTAGAGAATATTGACATTGGTGGACCGGCTATGATTCGGGCTGCTTCGAAGAATTTTCAGTATGTAACAGTTGTAGTAAATCCAGCACGCTATAATGATGTTTTAGATCAATTGGCCAAAGAAGGCGATATTCTGCCTTCCTATCGTATGGCGCTAGCGAAAGAAGCGTTCCATCATACTGCAGAATATGACGCTTGCATTGCTAATTATTTGGCTGGTCAGTTGGGAGAGGGAACCTTTGCCGATACGGTCCATGTTGTTTATGAGAAAGTACAACCTTTACGTTATGGAGAAAATCCGCAACAACAGGCAGCTTTTTATCGGGAAAAAAATGTTACAGGCGTGGGTGTAGCCAATGCTCGCCAGCTTCATGGTAAGGAATTATCTTTTAATAACATTGTAGATGTAGAGGCTGCTTATCATATTGTGGCTGAGTTTGATAAGCCAGCGGCTACTATTATAAAACATACAAATCCTTGTGGTACAGGAATTGGGGTTGATTTGGCTGAAGCGTATGCTAAAGCATATCAAGCGGATCCTGTGTCTGCTTTTGGTGGGATTATTGGGTTGAATCGTGAAGTAGATGTTGCAACTGCCGTACAAATTGGCAAATTATTTGCAGAAGCCATTATTGCGCCTGGGTATACCAAAGATGCTTTGGAAATTTTAACGAAAAAACAAAACATTCGCCTCTTGGTTGCTGAAAAGATGCAACCCGGCTGTAAACAGGTAGACATTAAAACTGTTTCTGGCGGTATGCTGATTCAAGAGAAAGATACAGCTCTTGAAACCTTTCATGATATGAAGGTTGTCACAAAGCGCCAACTAAGTAATACAGAATGGGAACAATTGATTTTTGCTTGGAAGGTAGTAAAACATGTGAAATCCAATGCAATCGTAATAGCAGATGATAACCAAACCTTAGGCGTTGGTGCAGGACAAATGAACCGAGTGGGAGCAGCTGCGATTGCACTAGAACAAGCTGGTGATAAGGCACAAGGTGCTGTAATGGCTTCCGATGCATTTTTACCATTTCGTGATACGGTAGATACTGCTGCAAAAGCTGGAATTAAGGCGATTATTCAGCCTGGTGGTTCTGTGCGCGATGTAGAGTCTATTGAAGCGGCAGATGAGCATGGTATTGCTATGGTATTCACAGGTATCAGACATTTTAAACATTGA
- the purM gene encoding phosphoribosylformylglycinamidine cyclo-ligase produces the protein MSQLTYRDAGVDIDAGNKAVDLMKKHVRSTYRPEVLGDIGGFGGLFALDVAKYRQPVLVSGTDGVGTKLCIAFMADKHDTIGQDAVAMCVNDILVQGAEPLFFLDYLAVGKLSPEQVAAIVSGIAGACLESGCSLIGGETAEMASFYKNGEYDIGGFAVGVAERSKLITGQNIKPGDALIGLPSSGLHSNGYSLVRKICFDVKKMDINEQIPELSKTLGEELLIPTKLYPKACLPLVEKFDIRGMVHITGGGFYENIPRVLPEGCGVEVDTESWPKPPIFSLLQQWGNVAWPEMYRTFNMGIGMILVVPQSEVKSIQDDLTARGETSYIIGHVTEGPKETVLKGGIFGE, from the coding sequence ATGAGCCAATTAACCTATCGTGATGCTGGCGTGGACATAGATGCTGGTAATAAAGCTGTTGATTTAATGAAGAAACATGTGAGATCTACTTATCGTCCTGAAGTATTAGGTGATATTGGTGGCTTTGGTGGCTTGTTTGCTCTTGATGTGGCGAAATATCGCCAACCAGTGTTAGTATCAGGTACAGATGGTGTAGGAACGAAACTCTGTATTGCGTTTATGGCTGATAAACATGACACGATTGGTCAAGATGCAGTAGCTATGTGTGTTAATGATATTTTGGTGCAGGGTGCTGAGCCATTATTCTTTTTAGATTATTTAGCAGTTGGTAAGTTGTCACCCGAACAAGTAGCAGCCATAGTAAGTGGGATAGCAGGAGCTTGTCTGGAATCCGGTTGCTCCTTGATTGGTGGAGAAACTGCGGAAATGGCAAGTTTCTATAAAAATGGTGAATATGATATTGGCGGTTTTGCCGTAGGGGTTGCAGAACGCTCTAAGCTAATTACGGGACAAAACATAAAGCCGGGAGATGCTTTGATTGGTCTTCCTTCTAGTGGATTACATTCCAATGGTTATTCCTTAGTACGAAAGATTTGCTTTGATGTAAAGAAAATGGATATTAATGAACAAATTCCTGAGCTTTCAAAAACCTTAGGCGAAGAATTACTAATTCCAACTAAATTATATCCCAAAGCCTGTCTGCCGTTAGTTGAAAAATTTGATATACGTGGTATGGTACACATTACGGGTGGCGGCTTTTATGAGAATATCCCTCGTGTATTGCCAGAGGGCTGTGGAGTTGAAGTTGATACAGAATCTTGGCCTAAACCTCCTATTTTTTCCTTGTTACAGCAATGGGGTAATGTTGCTTGGCCCGAAATGTATCGGACCTTTAATATGGGAATCGGCATGATCCTTGTAGTTCCTCAATCTGAGGTAAAAAGTATCCAAGATGATCTTACAGCAAGAGGTGAAACTAGTTATATCATTGGTCACGTGACTGAAGGGCCTAAGGAGACTGTGCTGAAAGGTGGCATCTTTGGTGAGTGA